The following are encoded in a window of Lactobacillus intestinalis genomic DNA:
- a CDS encoding ABC transporter substrate-binding protein/permease: MISTFFTLNTKSYAADKVADNSVLKKVEKSKELVVGTSADYPPLEFTTSVDGKTKYVGVDIELAKDIAKDLHAKLVIKNMSFDSLLVALETGKVDMVISAMTPSPERKQSVDFSKIYYKPSGEYFLINKRDQNKYRKIKDFAGQTVGAQTGSMQYQLIQKQMKKSKVKGLGKINNLVLALQSGKMSGVVMEELTAKAYAQNNKNLIAVRSDLREQQAGNAVAIAKGQTGLVKAVNKTIDRVQKEGLIEKEYLPQAAKYMQTARKTNTMMKYAPYFVKGVGYTIVITIFSVLIGVILGTLLALMRLSKNKVAHGIAVAYIEFIRGTPQMVQILFVYFGVGALISNLSAVVAGIIAIGLNSGAYVAEDIRSGISSIAKGQTEAARSLGLSQNKTYRYVIIPQALKNIWPALGNEFITLLKDSSLVSVIGVTELMYQTELIQTSTYRGVLPLFIAMIIYFIMTFTLSRILNYFEKRMKHND, encoded by the coding sequence ATGATCTCTACTTTTTTTACATTGAATACTAAAAGTTATGCTGCTGATAAAGTGGCAGATAATTCTGTGTTGAAAAAAGTGGAAAAATCAAAGGAGTTAGTGGTTGGTACATCGGCAGATTATCCACCATTGGAATTTACAACTAGTGTTGATGGCAAGACAAAGTATGTTGGGGTAGATATTGAACTTGCCAAGGATATTGCTAAAGATTTGCATGCTAAGCTCGTAATTAAGAATATGAGCTTCGATTCTTTATTAGTTGCACTAGAAACTGGAAAAGTAGACATGGTTATTTCAGCCATGACTCCAAGTCCAGAAAGAAAGCAAAGTGTAGATTTTTCTAAGATTTACTACAAACCAAGTGGTGAATATTTCTTAATTAATAAGCGTGATCAAAATAAATACAGAAAGATCAAAGACTTTGCGGGTCAAACTGTTGGTGCTCAAACCGGTAGTATGCAATACCAACTTATCCAGAAGCAAATGAAGAAATCCAAAGTTAAGGGTTTAGGTAAGATTAATAACTTGGTTTTGGCACTTCAATCCGGTAAAATGTCCGGCGTTGTGATGGAAGAATTGACTGCTAAGGCATATGCACAAAACAATAAAAATTTAATCGCTGTAAGAAGTGATTTGAGAGAACAACAAGCCGGAAATGCCGTTGCAATTGCTAAGGGACAAACTGGTTTAGTTAAAGCAGTTAATAAAACTATTGATCGTGTGCAAAAAGAAGGCTTGATTGAAAAAGAATATCTTCCTCAAGCAGCTAAGTATATGCAAACCGCACGAAAAACTAATACGATGATGAAATACGCACCTTACTTTGTTAAAGGCGTGGGTTACACTATTGTTATTACTATCTTTTCCGTTTTGATTGGGGTAATCTTAGGTACTTTATTAGCTTTAATGAGATTGTCTAAGAATAAAGTAGCTCATGGAATTGCAGTTGCTTATATCGAATTTATTCGAGGGACCCCGCAAATGGTACAAATTTTGTTTGTGTACTTTGGAGTAGGTGCCTTAATTTCAAACTTGTCAGCTGTTGTTGCAGGTATTATTGCGATTGGACTTAACTCAGGAGCCTATGTTGCAGAAGACATTCGGTCAGGAATTAGTTCAATTGCCAAAGGTCAAACTGAAGCAGCTAGATCTTTAGGATTAAGCCAAAATAAAACATATCGCTATGTAATTATTCCACAGGCACTTAAGAATATTTGGCCTGCTCTAGGCAACGAATTTATTACTTTGTTAAAAGATAGTTCGTTAGTTTCTGTAATTGGGGTAACTGAATTAATGTATCAAACTGAATTGATTCAAACTTCTACTTATCGTGGAGTATTGCCATTATTTATTGCGATGATTATTTACTTCATTATGACGTTCACATTATCTAGAATTTTGAATTACTTCGAGAAACGGATGAAACACAATGACTAA
- a CDS encoding amino acid ABC transporter ATP-binding protein, with protein MTKMIEIEHLKKNFGKNEVLKDISATVNKGQVICIIGPSGSGKSTFLRCLNVLETPTAGKIIFDGTDLAKLNDGKELDELREKMGMVFQNFNLFPNMNVIENIKLAPMKVKGMSDADAEKLGLELLDKVGLKDRAQQYPTSLSGGQQQRVAIARALAMEPEMMLFDEPTSALDPEMVGEVLKTMQDLANSGMTMVVVTHEMGFAREVADKIWFMADGYLQEKGTPAEVFEHPTSERAKDFLSKVL; from the coding sequence ATGACTAAAATGATTGAAATCGAACATCTTAAGAAAAATTTTGGTAAGAACGAAGTCTTAAAGGATATTTCGGCAACAGTTAATAAAGGTCAAGTGATTTGTATTATTGGGCCTTCAGGTTCAGGTAAAAGTACTTTCTTACGTTGTTTAAATGTGCTAGAAACTCCAACTGCTGGAAAGATTATTTTTGATGGAACTGACTTGGCTAAGTTGAATGACGGAAAAGAACTCGATGAATTGCGTGAAAAAATGGGAATGGTATTTCAAAACTTTAACTTATTTCCTAATATGAACGTGATTGAAAATATCAAGTTGGCTCCAATGAAGGTTAAGGGAATGAGCGATGCGGATGCTGAAAAGTTAGGCTTAGAACTTTTAGATAAGGTTGGCTTGAAAGATCGTGCTCAGCAGTATCCAACTAGCCTTTCGGGTGGCCAGCAGCAACGTGTTGCAATTGCTAGAGCTTTAGCAATGGAACCAGAAATGATGCTTTTTGATGAGCCAACAAGTGCACTAGATCCAGAAATGGTTGGTGAGGTTCTTAAGACAATGCAGGATTTGGCTAATTCGGGGATGACGATGGTAGTTGTTACTCATGAAATGGGTTTTGCACGTGAAGTAGCTGATAAAATTTGGTTTATGGCGGATGGCTATTTACAAGAAAAAGGTACTCCTGCAGAAGTATTTGAACATCCTACAAGTGAGCGTGCTAAAGATTTCTTATCAAAAGTATTGTAA
- a CDS encoding CAP domain-containing protein: MLLHKFSLLAACLLITTPALSASTTAQAATFSTTEIKQVHHFQQEYADLNKTNYDSSTLYSKTPHLSRKFNAGQITDKYADSQLQYINYYRSLFGLPPVSENKTAQKNAQKTAAVMAAINANPFVNQHGLPTETRPAYVSKSMWKVAQDTSETSNLNFNVSNQSAGDVITDLLTDHYNLSGSDTGHRAWILSTRLSSTGVGAAYGTNGYRYSVQKVLNVDDLFRESSQPVVAYPSTGVFPIELTKGKNIAWSLYLSDKGIKNDPKITITDKDLDQTYTATNVKNYSKSGYGNFKSVITYSPGKTPIVAGHEYEVKIGDTYTYTFKLFKQDTNTNALTTTTAAVATPKPRTYQYVSSQQHDTNLKSPLLVQGEKYWATTLSPKSKSNTQTPNYFDTLKKGQWHRNFFARQAFLSKQFLQN; encoded by the coding sequence ATGCTTCTACATAAGTTTTCATTGCTTGCAGCTTGCTTATTGATAACCACGCCAGCACTTTCAGCTAGTACAACTGCCCAAGCTGCAACATTCAGCACAACTGAAATAAAACAAGTTCACCACTTTCAACAAGAATACGCCGATTTAAATAAAACTAACTATGATAGTTCTACCCTTTATTCAAAAACCCCGCATTTAAGCCGAAAGTTTAACGCTGGTCAAATCACAGATAAATATGCGGATAGTCAACTTCAATATATTAACTACTATCGTAGCTTGTTTGGACTGCCTCCAGTTAGTGAAAATAAAACAGCACAAAAAAATGCCCAAAAAACGGCCGCTGTTATGGCAGCTATTAATGCAAATCCGTTTGTTAATCAACATGGATTGCCAACTGAAACTCGTCCAGCTTATGTAAGTAAGTCAATGTGGAAGGTCGCTCAAGATACTTCTGAGACTTCTAATTTAAACTTTAACGTAAGTAACCAATCTGCTGGGGATGTGATTACAGATTTACTTACAGATCACTACAATCTTTCAGGATCTGACACAGGTCACCGGGCATGGATTTTATCTACGCGTCTTTCTTCAACTGGAGTTGGAGCTGCCTACGGTACAAACGGTTATCGTTACTCCGTTCAAAAAGTTCTCAATGTTGATGATCTTTTCCGCGAATCCAGTCAACCTGTTGTAGCTTACCCAAGTACTGGAGTATTTCCAATTGAATTAACCAAAGGTAAGAACATTGCTTGGTCCCTTTATTTATCCGACAAAGGGATTAAGAATGATCCTAAGATCACTATCACTGATAAGGATTTAGATCAAACTTACACAGCTACTAACGTTAAGAATTACAGTAAATCAGGATATGGTAATTTCAAGAGCGTAATAACTTATTCCCCAGGCAAAACTCCTATTGTGGCGGGTCATGAATATGAAGTCAAAATCGGGGATACTTATACATACACTTTCAAACTCTTCAAGCAAGATACCAATACCAATGCACTGACTACCACAACGGCAGCCGTTGCTACACCAAAGCCACGGACATATCAATATGTATCATCGCAACAACATGATACTAATTTGAAATCTCCACTTTTAGTCCAAGGCGAAAAGTATTGGGCTACAACTTTGTCTCCCAAAAGCAAGTCAAATACACAAACTCCAAACTACTTTGACACACTGAAAAAGGGCCAATGGCACCGGAACTTTTTCGCGAGGCAAGCTTTTCTCAGCAAACAATTTTTACAAAATTAA
- a CDS encoding D-alanine--D-alanine ligase family protein: MTKKTQVGLIFGGNSSEYEVSIVSGHNIYKAIDKDKFDVHPIWITNDGYFANEEESFKVLEDPTYQVKNPYKVNNISNLVELANLPEIDIFFPIVHGNLGEDGSLQGLFRILNKPFVGDDVLAAAVTMDKEFTKILSQRVGVPVANWIAVKRFEFDDKSNDKLNYDKVAEKLGTDLFVKPSNQGSSVGVSHVTNAAEYEAALEEAFKYDDKVLVEETVPGTEVETAVLGNDNPIVAGVGQITNAKGSFYTYENKYEDDSTSKLQIPADLPDDIVETVRSNALKVYQATECSGLARIDSMLTPDGKVVLTEVNALPGFTNISMYPKLFEEAGIPYTELITRLIEAGQERFDHKKNLLHKHD; encoded by the coding sequence ATGACTAAAAAAACACAAGTCGGACTAATTTTCGGTGGAAACTCATCAGAATATGAAGTATCTATCGTTTCAGGTCACAACATTTATAAAGCAATTGACAAAGATAAATTTGATGTACATCCAATCTGGATTACTAATGATGGATATTTTGCTAACGAGGAAGAATCTTTTAAAGTTTTAGAAGATCCAACTTATCAAGTAAAGAATCCATATAAAGTAAACAACATTTCCAACTTGGTTGAACTTGCTAATTTACCAGAAATTGACATCTTTTTCCCAATTGTTCACGGAAACTTAGGTGAAGACGGAAGTTTACAAGGTTTATTTAGAATTTTAAACAAGCCATTTGTTGGTGATGATGTCTTGGCAGCTGCTGTAACTATGGACAAGGAATTCACTAAGATTTTGTCTCAACGTGTTGGAGTTCCAGTGGCTAATTGGATTGCCGTAAAACGATTTGAATTTGACGATAAGTCAAATGACAAGCTTAACTATGATAAGGTAGCCGAAAAATTGGGTACTGACTTATTTGTTAAGCCTTCAAACCAAGGTTCTTCAGTTGGAGTTAGTCATGTAACTAATGCAGCTGAATATGAAGCTGCTCTTGAAGAAGCCTTTAAATATGATGACAAAGTCTTAGTTGAAGAAACTGTTCCTGGTACTGAAGTTGAAACTGCAGTTTTAGGAAATGATAATCCAATTGTAGCAGGCGTTGGACAAATTACCAATGCAAAAGGCTCATTTTATACTTATGAAAATAAATATGAGGATGATTCAACTTCTAAGCTTCAAATTCCTGCAGACTTGCCTGATGATATTGTAGAAACTGTTCGTTCAAATGCTTTAAAGGTTTACCAAGCAACTGAATGTTCAGGCTTGGCAAGAATTGATTCCATGCTTACTCCAGATGGTAAGGTGGTATTGACTGAGGTTAATGCTTTGCCAGGATTTACTAATATTAGTATGTATCCAAAGCTTTTTGAAGAAGCAGGTATCCCTTACACAGAATTAATTACTCGCTTAATAGAAGCAGGTCAAGAAAGATTTGACCATAAGAAGAATTTGCTTCACAAGCATGATTAA
- a CDS encoding YibE/F family protein, producing MKKKKWRYLIALGVLVIGLVLTVCTYFATDIYAKDDVALITDTHIHDRLVETNKDVYNNIDQTREQTLHLKILSGENKGKTYTVKNVYYPSQLVTQKYRAKQRIFVHFRKGDLALVNPKRDWVLALLVTITVALMILMAGKHTIVLLISMAISWVIFYGVILLDVKMNGTQIILLFGLADVVFSFISLAIVQGINKKMMATWLATLLGVFISFALCYLIMKLTGESEMKYETGDYATQDPRGLFLAQTLLGILGAVMDEATDIVSSLYELVQTKKDITPKQLITSGRTMGQEIMGPLINVLVLIFIAEELPMTIIYLRDNNTIGSAFGFTLSLGATQSVISAIGIVLTVIFATGCSLLFLKDKKRGELE from the coding sequence ATGAAAAAAAAGAAATGGCGCTATTTAATTGCGCTAGGGGTTTTAGTGATCGGGTTGGTCTTGACGGTATGTACCTATTTTGCAACCGATATTTATGCTAAGGATGACGTGGCGCTGATTACAGACACTCATATTCATGATCGTTTGGTCGAAACTAATAAAGATGTTTATAACAATATCGATCAAACTCGGGAACAAACTCTGCATTTGAAGATTTTATCCGGGGAAAATAAGGGTAAAACATATACCGTTAAAAATGTCTATTATCCATCTCAGCTTGTTACCCAAAAGTATCGTGCCAAGCAGAGAATTTTTGTTCATTTTAGAAAAGGTGACTTAGCTTTAGTTAATCCCAAAAGAGATTGGGTTTTGGCACTTTTAGTAACAATTACAGTTGCCTTGATGATTTTAATGGCCGGTAAGCATACTATAGTTCTACTTATTTCAATGGCGATCAGCTGGGTAATATTCTATGGCGTCATTTTACTTGATGTAAAAATGAATGGGACTCAAATCATTCTGTTGTTTGGCTTAGCTGATGTGGTTTTTTCATTTATAAGTTTGGCGATTGTTCAAGGTATAAATAAAAAGATGATGGCAACTTGGTTAGCAACTTTACTAGGGGTATTTATTTCATTTGCACTTTGCTATTTAATTATGAAATTAACTGGTGAATCGGAAATGAAATATGAAACTGGTGATTATGCTACGCAGGATCCGCGCGGGCTGTTCTTAGCGCAAACTCTTTTGGGCATTTTGGGAGCTGTAATGGATGAAGCAACTGACATTGTTTCTAGTCTTTATGAATTAGTTCAAACCAAGAAGGATATTACTCCAAAGCAGTTAATCACTAGTGGCCGCACAATGGGTCAAGAAATCATGGGACCGTTGATTAATGTTTTAGTCTTAATTTTTATTGCGGAAGAATTGCCAATGACAATCATTTACTTGCGAGACAATAATACTATTGGCTCAGCATTTGGTTTTACTTTATCCTTAGGAGCTACTCAAAGCGTAATTTCAGCGATTGGGATTGTGTTAACGGTTATTTTTGCAACGGGATGTAGTTTGTTGTTCTTAAAAGATAAAAAACGAGGCGAATTAGAATGA
- a CDS encoding YibE/F family protein: MSTLTTLIIVLAILMAIVGGETGIRSFFSVLINTILLILVAMLISWGINIPILILIFIPLKLVTIIYLGTHDYTVAKNSFYSSFLVCLIVSVIILAFQWMAQAAGLGPEAGEVLVGLSQMPGLSYPLIAVAVAIFSALGAIAEAAVAMSSGLLEIKKHNPEISRKNLMVSGNAIGNDVLGTSMNTILFGMFGSFLSLFLWYFRLHYSLGEVLNEKLFVNEALIILYSLIGVILTVPLSTFFLSRGMSDHNEVKNESRKSNTN, translated from the coding sequence ATGAGCACATTAACGACTTTAATTATTGTATTAGCGATCTTGATGGCAATTGTGGGGGGAGAAACTGGTATTAGAAGTTTCTTTAGTGTGTTAATTAATACTATTTTATTAATTCTAGTGGCGATGCTTATTTCTTGGGGAATAAATATCCCGATTTTGATTTTAATCTTTATTCCGCTTAAATTGGTGACAATCATATATTTAGGGACGCATGACTATACCGTAGCCAAAAACTCTTTTTATTCCTCATTTTTAGTATGTTTGATTGTAAGTGTGATCATCTTGGCCTTTCAATGGATGGCACAAGCAGCCGGTCTTGGACCAGAAGCAGGGGAAGTTTTAGTCGGACTTTCTCAGATGCCTGGGTTAAGCTATCCGCTGATTGCAGTAGCAGTGGCTATTTTTTCAGCACTTGGAGCAATTGCAGAAGCAGCAGTTGCGATGAGTTCAGGCTTACTTGAAATTAAGAAACATAATCCTGAAATTAGTCGTAAAAACTTAATGGTCAGTGGGAATGCAATTGGTAATGATGTGTTAGGAACATCCATGAATACAATTTTATTTGGGATGTTTGGTAGTTTTTTGTCATTATTTTTGTGGTATTTTCGGTTACACTATTCATTAGGAGAAGTTTTAAATGAAAAGCTATTTGTTAATGAGGCATTGATTATTCTTTACTCCTTAATTGGTGTCATTTTGACGGTCCCACTCTCTACCTTTTTCTTAAGTAGAGGGATGAGTGACCATAATGAGGTGAAAAATGAAAGTCGAAAATCTAACACTAACTAA
- a CDS encoding alpha/beta hydrolase, with amino-acid sequence MKVENLTLTNFNNRKFNIHTYTLENNPNLAEKKRPLMIVIPGGSFDHLSQREGEPVALSYNAYGFNSVIMDYNLIQEGPIYPDAALDVLTTVKYYRDHAQDYNIDPEKIVTIGFSAGGHVAGSANYMANSKEYSEKYGYHVKEVLPNKTILGYPLVNIEHIGFPLPQGAEQYLPNDPKLRDTALGVTRETPATFVFQAWDDPIVLISNSIEYIKSLNDHDVRCEAHIFEKGKHGFSLGRYSTMEEGQSWQDNPHAAKWFNLSIEWLTEELR; translated from the coding sequence ATGAAAGTCGAAAATCTAACACTAACTAACTTTAATAATCGCAAATTCAATATTCATACTTATACTTTGGAAAATAATCCAAATTTAGCAGAAAAAAAGCGACCTTTGATGATCGTGATCCCAGGGGGGAGTTTTGATCATTTATCACAAAGAGAAGGTGAGCCAGTGGCATTGAGTTATAATGCTTATGGCTTCAATAGTGTAATTATGGATTATAACTTAATCCAAGAAGGCCCAATTTATCCTGATGCTGCTTTGGATGTTTTGACAACAGTTAAATATTATCGTGATCATGCGCAAGACTATAATATTGATCCTGAAAAAATTGTAACGATTGGTTTTTCGGCTGGCGGACATGTGGCAGGAAGTGCCAATTATATGGCTAATAGTAAAGAATATAGTGAAAAATATGGATATCACGTTAAAGAAGTTTTACCTAATAAAACTATTCTGGGTTATCCATTGGTAAATATTGAACATATTGGCTTTCCTTTGCCTCAAGGTGCGGAGCAATATTTACCGAATGATCCTAAATTGCGTGATACAGCTTTAGGTGTAACACGTGAAACACCGGCAACTTTTGTTTTCCAAGCATGGGATGATCCAATTGTTCTTATTTCAAATTCAATTGAATATATAAAATCTTTAAATGATCACGATGTGAGATGTGAAGCTCATATTTTTGAAAAAGGAAAACATGGTTTTTCATTAGGCCGTTATTCCACGATGGAAGAAGGGCAAAGTTGGCAAGACAATCCTCATGCTGCAAAATGGTTTAATTTAAGTATTGAGTGGTTGACAGAAGAATTGAGATAA
- a CDS encoding TIM-barrel domain-containing protein → MTQDTQMNRHQLGQLIGANKRDHYYELHYATGEVARLYILSDGIFRYFLDPDNNFDESHTSFVDLSKFDNHLFEKSSPRATSDSLIIQTGNYQLIFQQKPAIMSVFDETLHHTRLVQASPLEIGNTDSVEILHQNKNEFYFGGGLQNGYFSHKGKEIEIKRDQIKGKGGVLTQVPFFWSNAGFGELRNTTTLGHYDFGSKQNDVTILSHNTRVFDNFYIIGNSPSDILNKYYILTGRPLMPPKYAFKLGYAGNFLSTLWQPSEAKQRNAEMYEDETYYVTTDNPENARGKASLNGEDQYQFSARAMLDRFKKERFDLGWFIPNYGVEKVDPQALSSFNNYANSQKVDPGIWTTESDNIPNNSSFVATNTSDAQLLNKDKQILRENLKKKRPFILSNTGIAGSQKNSALAFGDIGGNWENIATQVAGFLGSNLSGEPILGSAVDGTAGGGNAQISIRDFEWKSFTPLLFSIDNQGKFSKTPFAYNAKMTRINRAYLNLREQLKHYLYTLTYQAQLGEPIMRALFIEFPHEQVNYTPQVGHEFMLGPNLLIAPITNGREDGNGNSRKDNLYLPNHRTMWVDLFTGKKYLGGRVFNKLSYPIWHLPVFVRGGSIFELGNRNYLLYPQGKSEITFYDDNGFNDFSHNHTETHLTSNLESSKLKVTIDPVQGSYTGMETNNTTNLNIMCDTYPDRVTVRINDQEINMQEYGTVDTFGHAKEGYFYNTNFSWTPQFDQYQDPKHKQTALQIKLANRDVTDSKIEIEIQNFNYGNETLVHAITDSLLRSPKQPIIDPEKITAHSLTVSWPQLTDKVQIEVNGILYDGIDGDSFTFHELEPHTRYIMRLRYVSGNKVSEWSDPFGAITKRSALDYAIKNVQVNSNLESDAHHPLNYLTDLKLASEWETTESVSEDHPLTLTFTFGQPEKLSRMTYVPRNIDHKSDPIEVGVEISIDGENFTSYGERLTWKADSKNKVVGLRDVTAKAIRLTVYKSSGDKVAGKEVLFFRNKNSIND, encoded by the coding sequence ATGACACAAGATACGCAAATGAATAGACATCAATTAGGTCAACTGATCGGTGCAAATAAACGTGATCATTATTATGAATTACATTATGCGACCGGAGAAGTTGCGCGTCTTTATATTCTGAGTGACGGGATTTTTCGTTATTTCCTTGATCCGGACAATAATTTTGACGAATCGCATACTTCATTTGTTGATCTTTCTAAATTTGACAACCATCTTTTTGAAAAATCTAGCCCTCGTGCTACAAGCGACTCTTTAATTATTCAAACTGGTAACTATCAACTAATTTTCCAGCAAAAGCCAGCGATTATGAGTGTTTTTGATGAAACTCTCCACCATACTCGTTTAGTACAAGCCAGTCCACTTGAAATCGGTAATACAGATTCTGTAGAAATTCTTCATCAAAATAAGAATGAGTTCTACTTTGGTGGTGGATTGCAAAATGGTTATTTCAGCCATAAAGGTAAAGAAATCGAAATTAAGCGCGATCAGATTAAAGGAAAAGGCGGAGTTTTAACTCAAGTTCCTTTCTTCTGGTCTAATGCTGGATTTGGTGAATTAAGAAACACAACTACTCTTGGTCATTACGATTTTGGTAGTAAACAAAATGATGTGACAATTTTAAGCCATAACACTCGAGTTTTTGATAATTTCTATATTATTGGAAATTCTCCAAGCGATATCCTTAACAAGTACTACATTTTAACAGGTAGACCGCTAATGCCACCTAAGTATGCCTTTAAGTTAGGATATGCTGGTAACTTTTTGTCTACCCTTTGGCAACCAAGCGAAGCTAAGCAACGTAACGCCGAAATGTACGAAGATGAAACTTATTATGTTACTACTGACAATCCTGAAAATGCCAGGGGTAAAGCATCCCTCAATGGCGAAGATCAATATCAATTTTCGGCTCGCGCAATGCTTGATCGTTTTAAAAAAGAACGCTTCGACCTTGGGTGGTTTATTCCAAATTACGGTGTAGAAAAGGTTGATCCACAAGCTCTTTCTAGTTTTAACAATTATGCAAATTCTCAAAAGGTCGATCCTGGCATTTGGACAACTGAAAGTGACAACATTCCTAATAACTCCTCATTTGTTGCTACAAATACTAGTGATGCCCAATTATTAAACAAGGATAAGCAGATTTTAAGAGAGAACTTGAAGAAAAAGCGTCCATTTATTCTCTCAAATACTGGCATTGCTGGGAGTCAAAAAAATTCCGCTTTGGCCTTTGGCGATATTGGGGGTAATTGGGAAAACATTGCAACTCAAGTAGCCGGCTTTTTAGGTTCAAATCTTTCTGGAGAACCCATCTTAGGAAGTGCGGTGGATGGTACCGCTGGTGGTGGAAATGCCCAAATTTCAATTCGTGATTTTGAATGGAAATCTTTTACCCCACTTTTATTTAGTATCGATAATCAAGGAAAATTCAGCAAAACTCCATTTGCTTATAACGCCAAAATGACCCGCATCAATCGAGCTTATCTCAACTTAAGAGAACAGTTAAAGCATTATCTCTACACTTTAACTTACCAAGCACAATTAGGGGAACCAATTATGCGAGCTTTGTTTATTGAATTTCCACATGAACAAGTTAACTACACTCCTCAAGTAGGTCATGAATTCATGCTAGGGCCAAATTTGTTAATTGCTCCAATTACTAATGGTCGTGAAGATGGTAATGGCAACAGTCGCAAGGACAATCTTTATTTACCAAATCATAGAACTATGTGGGTAGATCTTTTTACAGGAAAGAAATACCTCGGGGGCCGCGTCTTTAACAAATTATCCTACCCTATCTGGCATTTACCAGTATTCGTACGGGGTGGTTCTATTTTCGAACTTGGTAATCGCAACTATTTACTTTATCCTCAAGGTAAGAGCGAGATCACATTTTATGATGACAATGGTTTTAATGATTTTAGCCACAATCATACTGAAACTCACCTTACTTCAAATCTTGAATCAAGTAAGTTAAAAGTCACCATCGATCCAGTTCAAGGCAGTTATACTGGCATGGAAACCAATAATACTACTAACTTGAACATTATGTGTGACACTTATCCTGATCGCGTAACGGTTAGAATTAATGATCAAGAAATCAACATGCAAGAATACGGCACAGTTGATACTTTTGGACATGCTAAAGAAGGTTATTTCTACAACACTAACTTTAGTTGGACCCCTCAATTTGATCAGTATCAAGATCCTAAGCATAAGCAAACTGCTTTACAAATTAAGCTTGCAAACCGGGATGTAACTGATTCAAAAATTGAAATTGAAATTCAAAACTTTAATTACGGCAATGAAACTTTAGTGCACGCAATTACAGATTCACTTTTACGTTCACCTAAGCAACCAATCATTGATCCTGAAAAGATTACCGCTCATTCTTTAACTGTTTCATGGCCTCAGCTGACTGATAAAGTTCAAATTGAAGTTAACGGCATTTTATATGATGGAATTGATGGAGACTCATTTACTTTCCATGAACTAGAACCACATACTCGCTACATCATGCGTCTTCGTTATGTTTCAGGAAATAAAGTCTCTGAATGGTCAGACCCATTTGGTGCAATTACTAAACGTTCTGCGCTTGATTACGCAATTAAAAACGTTCAAGTAAATAGTAACTTAGAAAGTGATGCCCACCATCCTCTGAACTACTTAACTGATCTTAAACTTGCTAGTGAATGGGAAACTACTGAAAGCGTTAGTGAAGATCATCCACTTACCTTAACCTTTACTTTTGGTCAGCCAGAAAAATTAAGTCGAATGACTTATGTCCCACGCAATATTGATCACAAATCCGATCCAATTGAAGTTGGGGTTGAAATTTCTATCGATGGTGAAAACTTTACCTCTTATGGAGAACGTTTAACTTGGAAGGCAGATAGTAAAAATAAGGTTGTTGGCTTAAGAGACGTAACTGCCAAAGCCATTCGCTTAACAGTTTACAAATCTTCTGGGGACAAGGTAGCCGGAAAAGAAGTTCTCTTTTTCAGAAACAAAAATTCAATCAATGATTAA